The Bos javanicus breed banteng chromosome 18, ARS-OSU_banteng_1.0, whole genome shotgun sequence genome has a segment encoding these proteins:
- the B3GNT9 gene encoding UDP-GlcNAc:betaGal beta-1,3-N-acetylglucosaminyltransferase 9: MRRRLRLRREALLTLLLGATLGLLLYAQQEGAAPTTSAPRAQGRAAPWPTPGLRVFQAPDTGAAPPAYEGDTPEPPTPTGPFDFGRYLRAKDQRRFPLLINQPHKCQGNGAFPRGPDLLIAVKSVAADFERRQAVRQTWGAEGRVQGALVRRVFLLGVPRGTGTVAGEAEAGTQTHWSALLRAESRAYADILLWAFDDTFFNLTLKEIHFLAWASDYCPDVRFVFKGDADVFVHVGNLLEFLAPRDPAQDLLAGDVIVQARPIRVRASKYYIPEAVYGLPAYPAYAGGGGFVLSGATLRRLAGACAQVELFPIDDVFLGMCLQRLRLTPEPHPAFRTFGIPRPSAAPHLHTFDPCFYRELVVVHGLSAADIWLMWHLLHGPNGPACARPWPVPAGPFQWGP, translated from the coding sequence ATGAGGCGGAGGCTGCGCCTACGCCGAGAAGCGTTGCTCACGCTGCTCCTCGGCGCCACCCTCGGCCTCCTGCTCTACGCGCAGCAAGAAGGCGCGGCCCCGACGACGAGCGCGCCGCGAGCACAAGGGAGGGCGGCGCCGTGGCCCACCCCAGGGCTCCGTGTATTTCAGGCCCCGGACACGGGTGCAGCCCCTCCGGCCTACGAAGGGGATACGCCGGAGCCGCCCACGCCCACGGGACCCTTTGACTTCGGCCGCTATCTGCGCGCCAAAGACCAGCGGCGCTTCCCTCTCCTCATTAATCAGCCGCACAAGTGCCAAGGAAATGGCGCGTTCCCCCGCGGACCCGACCTGCTCATCGCCGTCAAGTCGGTGGCGGCGGACTTCGAGCGGCGCCAGGCCGTGCGCCAGACGTGGGGCGCTGAGGGGCGTGTGCAGGGGGCGCTAGTGCGCAGGGTGTTCTTGCTGGGCGTACCCAGGGGCACAGGCACAGTCGCAGGTGAGGCGGAAGCGGGCACTCAAACGCACTGGAGCGCCCTGCTGCGTGCCGAGAGCCGCGCGTACGCGGACATCCTGCTCTGGGCCTTCGACGACACTTTCTTCAACCTAACGCTCAAGGAGATCCACTTTCTGGCCTGGGCCTCGGACTACTGCCCTGACGTGCGCTTCGTTTTTAAAGGCGACGCCGACGTGTTCGTGCACGTGGGAAACCTGCTGGAGTTCCTGGCGCCGAGGGACCCGGCGCAGGACCTGCTTGCAGGTGACGTGATCGTGCAGGCGCGGCCAATCCGCGTGCGGGCCAGCAAGTACTACATCCCAGAGGCTGTGTACGGCCTGCCAGCCTACCCGGCCTACGCAGGCGGCGGCGGCTTCGTGCTTTCGGGGGCCACGCTGCGCCGCCTGGCCGGTGCCTGCGCGCAGGTTGAGCTCTTCCCCATCGACGACGTCTTTCTGGGCATGTGTCTACAGCGCCTGCGCCTCACGCCTGAGCCTCATCCTGCTTTCCGCACTTTTGGCATCCCTCGACCTTCAGCCGCACCGCACCTCCACACCTTCGACCCCTGCTTTTATCGCGAGCTGGTTGTAGTGCACGGGCTCTCAGCTGCTGACATATGGCTTATGTGGCACCTGCTGCACGGGCCGAACGGGCCAGCCTGTGCGCGTCCATGGCCTGTTCCTGCTGGCCCTTTCCAGTGGGGCCCCTAG
- the TRADD gene encoding tumor necrosis factor receptor type 1-associated DEATH domain protein produces MAAGPNGLEEWVGSAYLFVESSLDKVVLSDAYAHQQQKVAMYGALQTALAESGGSPDVLQMLKIHRSDPQLIVQLRFSGRQACSRFLRAYREGALRATLQGCLARALALNSVPLQLELRAGAEQLDALLTNEERCLNCICAQKPDRLRDEELTELENALRNLTCGSAGGQGSDVQGTPAPLQSLAPSPPEEKPPPPLPGQTFLFQGQPIVNRPLNLQDQQKFARSVGLKWRKVGRSLQRSCRALRDPALDSLAYEYERDGLYEQAFQLLRRFVQAEGRRATLQRLVEALEENELTSLAEDLLGLANPDGSLA; encoded by the exons ATGGCGGCTGGGCCAAATGGGCTTGAGGAGTGGGTGGGCAGCGCATACCTGTTTGTGGAGTCCTCACTGGACAAAGTGGTCTTGTCCGATGCCTACGCTCACCAGCAGCAGAAAGTGGCAATGTACGGGGCTCTCCAGACTGCCCTAGCAG AGAGTGGCGGGAGCCCCGACGTGCTGCAGATGCTCAAGATCCACCGCAGCGATCCGCAGCTGATCGTGCAACTGCGTTTCAGCGGGCGCCAGGCGTGCAGCCGCTTCCTCCGCGCCTACCGCGAGGGGGCGCTAAGAGCCACGCTGCAAGGGTGCCTGGCTCGGGCACTGGCCCTGAACTCGGTGCCACTGCAACTGGAGCTGCGCGCTGGCGCCGAGCAGCTGGATGCCTTGCTGACCAACGAGGAGCGCTGTTTGAACTGCATATGCGCCCAGAAG CCTGACCGGCTCCGGGATGAGGAACTCACCGAGTTGGAGAATGCGCTCAGGAATCTGACGTGCGGTTCGGCGGGGGGCCAAGGAAGCGACGTGCAAGGCACTCCAGCCCCCTTGCAGTCTCTGGCACCTTCTCCGCCGGAGGAGAAACCGCCACCACCGCTGCCTGGCCAGACTTTTTTGTTCCAGGGTCAGCCCATAG TGAACCGGCCGTTGAACCTGCAGGATCAACAGAAGTTCGCCCGCTCAGTGGGCCTCAAGTGGCGCAAGGTGGGGCGCTCTCTGCAGCGCAGCTGCCGCGCGCTGCGGGACCCGGCGCTGGACTCACTGGCCTATGAATACGAGCGCGACGGGCTGTACGAGCAGGCCTTCCAGCTGCTGCGGCGCTTTGTGCAGGCCGAGGGCCGCCGCGCCACGCTGCAGCGCCTGGTGGAGGCGCTCGAGGAGAACGAGCTCACCAGCCTGGCGGAGGACTTGCTGGGCCTGGCGAATCCTGACGGCAGCCTGGCCTAG
- the FBXL8 gene encoding F-box/LRR-repeat protein 8: MSVQNQYHPVLSPTGPCRPLKAPSWDKALAGASVGTLTPASHGNSPIGHHHHHLTRAAAGENRAAPVLLSQDPPRFLPATESPPTLCTNLAAWARPGFPRPPASTGLALLPGVRGAQGRHPSPSRPVRPGVPPPGFPAVPSRHCPLRPVPSLWAKPTRSAAQGGPHLAMAEPGEQLPEEVLALIFRHLPLPDRAAAARVCRAWAAAATCSAVWHDTSISCDCELEGMLPPYLSTCLDHVQNLWLEFEPSRKSSRRAATDLLTALTGRTPGLRGLCLECRGEKPLFDAGRDVLDAVHALCGAASALRHLDLRRLPFSLDDALVLQVAHGCPELRSLFLDNRTLVGSVGPGSVLELLEACPCLRALGLHLASLSRTALEALAAPERAPFELLALRCACPEDARAPPLPDEAWAALSLRHPGLQVELELEPVLPAESVTRVLQPAVPVATLRLSLSGDTVGPVRFAARHYAATLRALEVRAAASAELDAALEELAARCAGLREVHCFCVVRPSVLHAFRARCPRLRSYTLKLTREPHPWRPTLVA; this comes from the exons ATGTCTGTTCAGAACCAGTACCACCCCGTCCTCTCACCCACAGGGCCCTGCCGCCCCTTGAAAGCCCCTAGCTGGGACAAGGCACTCGCAGGGGCCAGCGTCGGTACCCTCACTCCAGCCTCCCACGGAAACAGCCCAAtaggccaccaccaccaccacttgaCCCGAGCAGCCGCGGGTGAGAACCGCGCCGCGCCTGTGCTCCTGAGTCAGGACCCGCCTCGGTTCCTGCCGGCAACGGAAAGCCCACCCACCCTCTGCACTAACCTGGCCGCCTGGGCCCGGCCTGGATTCCCACGCCCGCCGGCTTCCACTGGACTCGCGCTGCTTCCGGGTGTGCGCGGAGCGCAGGGGCGGCACCCCAGTCCGAGCCGCCCCGTCCGTCCCGGCGTCCCGCCCCCCGGGTTCCCCGCGGTTCCTTCCCGCCACTGTCCTCTGCGGccagtccccagcctctgggcaaAGCCCACCCGATCCGCTGCGCAG GGGGGCCCCCACCTGGCCATGGCCGAGCCTGGAGAACAGCTGCCGGAGGAGGTGCTGGCGCTCATCTTCCGCCACCTGCCCCTGCCCGACCGCGCTGCTGCAGCGAGGGTCTGCAGAGCTTGGGCTGCCGCTGCCACCTGCAGCGCTGTGTGGCACGACACGAGCATCAG TTGCGACTGTGAGCTGGAAGGCATGCTGCCGCCGTATCTGTCCACCTGCCTGGACCACGTTCAGAATCTATGGCTGGAATTTGAGCCGTCGAGGAAGTCGAGTCGCAGGGCGGCCACGGACTTACTGACTGCACTGACGGGCCGTACCCCTGGGCTGCGAGGCCTGTGCCTGGAATGCCGCGGAGAAAAGCCGCTCTTCGACGCCGGCCGCGACGTCCTGGACGCGGTGCACGCCCTCTGTGGGGCGGCCAGCGCGCTGCGCCACCTCGACCTGCGGCGCCTGCCCTTCTCACTGGACGACGCGCTAGTGCTGCAGGTGGCACACGGTTGTCCGGAGCTCCGCAGCCTTTTTCTAGATAACAGAACGCTGGTGGGCAGCGTGGGGCCGGGCTCCGTGCTCGAGCTACTAGAGGCCTGCCCCTGCCTGCGCGCCCTTGGCTTGCACCTGGCCAGCCTGTCGCGCACCGCGCTTGAGGCACTGGCGGCGCCAGAGCGCGCGCCTTTCGAGCTCCTCGCCCTGCGGTGCGCGTGTCCGGAAGACGCACGCGCGCCCCCCCTGCCTGATGAAGCCTGGGCCGCGTTGAGCCTCCGCCACCCGGGACTGCAGGTAGAGCTGGAGCTAGAGCCGGTGCTGCCTGCAGAGAGCGTGACGCGCGTCTTGCAGCCAGCCGTACCCGTGGCTACGCTGCGCCTCAGCCTCTCTGGGGACACCGTAGGTCCAGTGCGCTTCGCGGCGCGCCACTACGCCGCAACATTGCGCGCGCTTGAGGTGCGCGCCGCAGCCTCGGCCGAGCTGGATGCCGCACTGGAGGAGCTGGCAGCGCGCTGCGCGGGCCTGCGCGAGGTGCACTGCTTCTGCGTGGTGCGGCCTTCCGTGCTGCACGCCTTCCGCGCGCGCTGCCCGCGCCTGCGCAGCTACACGCTCAAGCTAACGCGGGAGCCGCATCCCTGGCGGCCCACGCTTGTGGCGTGA